One stretch of Rosistilla oblonga DNA includes these proteins:
- a CDS encoding Na+/H+ antiporter subunit E, which produces MKYLFIITLSIALFATWLLWSGHFDDPFLIALGVGSCLISVAISRRMKIVDEEGAPAHLGLRPFTSYAPWLIKEIVQSNMEVTRIILSPKMPLQRSMIRVSANQKTELGRVILANSITLTPGTVTVRVEGNSILVHALSFEGAAEDLSGEMDRRVCALEK; this is translated from the coding sequence GTGAAATACCTGTTTATCATCACTCTCAGCATCGCCTTGTTCGCAACCTGGTTGTTGTGGTCGGGGCACTTTGACGATCCCTTCCTGATCGCTTTGGGAGTTGGGTCGTGTTTGATTTCAGTGGCGATCTCGCGACGGATGAAGATCGTCGACGAGGAAGGGGCGCCGGCTCATCTGGGCCTGCGACCGTTCACCTCCTACGCGCCGTGGCTGATCAAAGAGATCGTTCAGTCGAACATGGAAGTCACACGGATCATCCTGTCACCCAAAATGCCGCTGCAACGGAGCATGATCCGCGTTTCGGCGAATCAAAAGACCGAGTTGGGCCGCGTTATTCTCGCCAACTCGATCACCCTGACTCCCGGAACGGTGACCGTTCGCGTCGAAGGCAATTCGATTCTGGTCCATGCCTTGTCGTTTGAAGGGGCCGCCGAAGACCTCTCCGGCGAAATGGATCGCCGCGTTTGCGCATTGGAGAAGTAA
- the mnhG gene encoding monovalent cation/H(+) antiporter subunit G: MIALDILSWALMLIGGFFSIVGGIGIVRLPEFFSRLHGAGITDTMGAGAILLGLVFQVGLSLAAVKLIMILFFLLVTSPSSCHALARSAVTHGLKPVLDSPPRDGSSGTEV, encoded by the coding sequence ATGATCGCGTTGGATATCCTCAGCTGGGCCCTGATGTTGATCGGTGGCTTTTTTTCGATCGTCGGTGGAATCGGGATCGTCCGCTTGCCCGAATTCTTCTCGCGACTGCATGGCGCTGGAATCACCGACACGATGGGGGCCGGAGCGATCTTGTTGGGACTGGTCTTCCAAGTAGGGCTAAGTCTCGCCGCCGTGAAGTTGATAATGATCTTGTTCTTCTTACTGGTGACCAGCCCCAGTTCGTGCCACGCGTTGGCGCGGTCCGCCGTCACACATGGGTTGAAGCCTGTGTTGGATTCCCCACCACGCGATGGAAGCTCGGGAACGGAAGTATGA
- a CDS encoding monovalent cation/H+ antiporter complex subunit F has translation MTGIFLVTSIAILITMALALIRAMLGPTVFDRVLALNMVGTKTVLLISVVDVATERGDFLDLALLYSLMNFIGMVALLRFTEYGSFSREGTEL, from the coding sequence ATGACCGGCATCTTCCTGGTAACATCGATCGCGATCCTGATCACGATGGCGTTGGCTCTGATCCGTGCGATGCTCGGCCCAACCGTTTTCGACCGCGTGCTGGCGCTGAACATGGTCGGAACAAAAACCGTTCTGCTGATTTCCGTTGTCGATGTCGCCACCGAACGCGGTGATTTTCTCGACCTCGCACTCCTCTACAGCCTGATGAACTTCATCGGGATGGTCGCCCTGCTGCGATTCACCGAATACGGCAGCTTCAGCCGCGAGGGGACCGAGCTATGA